In one Fusarium falciforme chromosome 5, complete sequence genomic region, the following are encoded:
- a CDS encoding Pheromone-processing carboxypeptidase KEX1, with protein MAFLSIPSPRRWVALLSLSLGPILGAADATPNSAADYYVRDLPGLPADGPNIKMHAGHIEVTPESHGNLFFWHFENQHIADKQRTVIWINGGPGCSSEDGAMMEIGPYRLKDKENLYYNNGSWGEFANLLFVDNPVGTGFSLVDTNAYVKELDEMADQFIQFLEKWFALFPQYDRDDIYIAGESYAGQHIPYIAKAILARNKKNPSKAWNLQGLLIGNGWISPVDQYPAYISFAHEKGIIEKGSDNDKKLQSALRGCERVIASSPGRVDYGECEEILKNILELTRDGNKCINMYDVRLKDTYPSCGMNWPPDLEYLTPYLGRKDVVDALHVSAMKSTGWTECNGAVGGAFTARKSKPAVELLPDILKEVPVLLFSGAEDFICNHLGTEELISKLEWNGGKGFEVTPGNWAPRRDWTFEGETAGFWQEARNLTYVLIYNSSHMVPFDLPRRSRDMLDRFMGVDISNIGGDPTDSRIDGEKGPETTVGGASNKTQSAAQDHQKQLDEAKWAAYQKSGEIVLVIVIIVVIAWGYFVWRERRKGAAYHALANHDNTSHSNGFRAKSQPGDLESAAFDESELDDLHGSTPATATSARFPVNRDDTREKFVTKYAEPSS; from the exons atggccttcCTATCGATACCCTCCCCGAGGCGATGGGTTGCCCTcctttccctctctctcgGGCCAATCCTGGGCGCGGCAGACGCAACACCGAATTCAGCGGCAGATTATTATGTTCGCGACCTACCTGGGCTCCCTGCGGATGGCCCTAATATCAAGATGCATGCTGG TCATATCGAAGTTACACCCGAGAGCCACGGAAATCTGTTCTTCTGGCACTTTGAGAACCAGCACATCGCCGACAAGCAGCGAACCGTCATCTGGATCAACGGCGGACCAGGATGCAGCTCCGAAGATggcgccatgatggagaTTGGCCCCTATCggctcaaggacaaggagaacctCTACTACAACAATGGCTCCTGGGGCGAGTTTGCCAACCTCCTGTTCGTCGATAACCCTGTGGGCACTGGCTTTAGCTTGGTCGACACGAATGCCTACGTGAAAGAACTTGACGAGATGGCCGACCAGTTTATCCAATTCCTCGAGAAGTGGTTCGCCCTCTTCCCCCAGTACGATCGCGATGAT ATTTACATCGCTGGCGAGTCCTATGCTGGACAGCACATCCCCTATATCGCCAAAGCCATCCTCGCCCGCAACAAGAAGAATCCCAGCAAAGCCTGGAATCTCCAGGGATTGTTGATTGGAAATGGCTGGATCTCCCCCGTGGACCAGTATCCCGCCTATATCTCATTTGCTCACGAAAAGGGGATCATCGAGAAGGGCTCcgacaacgacaagaagCTGCAATCTGCCCTGCGAGGCTGCGAAAGAGTCATCGCTTCCAGCCCTGGCCGCGTCGACTATGGTGAATGCGAGGAAATCTTGAAGAACATCCTCGAGTTGACCCGAGATGGCAACAAGTGCATCAACATGTACGATGTGCGCCTCAAGGACACCTACCCCAGCTGTGGCATGAACTGGCCCCCGGATCTGGAGTACCTGACTCCTTATCTCGGAAGAAAGGACGTCGTCGACGCTCTGCATGTCTCCGCGATGAAGTCTACCGGGTGGACAGAGTGCAATGGAGCTGTGGGCGGTGCCTTTACTGCCAGGAAGTCGAAGCCCGCTGTTGAACTTCTGCCAGATATTCTCAAGGAGGTCCCAGTCCTCCTTTTCTCTGGAGCCGAAGACTTTATCTGCAATCATCTTGGTACTGAGGAACTTATCAGCAAGCTAGAATGGAACGGCGGCAAGGGTTTTGAGGTGACCCCTGGAAACTGGGCTCCTCGTCGGGACTGGACCTTTGAGGGCGAGACTGCCGGTTTCTGGCAGGAGGCTCGAAACTTGACCTACGTTCTGATCTACAACTCGTCTCACATGGTCCCCTTCGACCTTCCCCGCCGTAGCCGGGACATGCTGGACCGCTTCATGGGTGTCGACATTAGCAACATCGGAGGCGACCCGACCGATAGCCGCATTGACGGCGAGAAGGGTCCCGAGACCACTGTGGGTGGCGCCTCCAACAAGACTCAGTCTGCCGCCCAGGACCATCAGAAGCAGTTGGACGAGGCCAAGTGGGCGGCTTACCAGAAGTCTGGCGAGATTGTTCTTGTCATTGTCATCATCGTTGTCATCGCATGGGGCTATTTCGTCTGGCGCGAACGTCGCAAGGGAGCCGCGTACCATGCCCTTGCCAACCACGACAACACCAGTCATTCAAATGGCTTCCGAGCCAAGTCACAGCCAGGCGATCTGGAGTCGGCTGCTTTCGATGAGAGCGAGCTGGACGATCTGCACGGGTCAACGCCGGCCACTGCTACCAGCGCCAGGTTTCCCGTGAACCGTGATGACACTCGGGAGAAGTTTGTCACTAAGTATGCTGAGCCTAGTTCATAA